One stretch of Lucilia cuprina isolate Lc7/37 chromosome 6, ASM2204524v1, whole genome shotgun sequence DNA includes these proteins:
- the LOC111683740 gene encoding persulfide dioxygenase ETHE1, mitochondrial, with amino-acid sequence MKLPVLSVFSTLRQSLLQQTTKTLVAKQTPLLVKQQQQQQQHRLHHCSNMLPRIAFSNDFFFRQLFDLESWTYSYLLADVNAKEAIIIDPVLEQAKRDAQLIKDLGFTLKYAVNTHMHADHITGSGWLKQLLPGCQSVISVDSGAKADIHIHEGDKVQFGRHAIETLATPGHTNGCLSYVIHEQGCVFTGDALLIRGCGRTDFQEGNPQHLYENIHNKIFTLPENFRVYPAHDYKGQMESSIWEEKQYNPRLTKSLEEFVHIMNNLNLPYPKKIDASLPANRECGVFDIPKDQ; translated from the exons ATGAAACTACCAGTGCTTAGTGTATTCTCGACTTTACGCCAGTCATTGCTACAACAAACCACAAAAACTCTCGTTGCAAAACAAACTCCTCTACTagtcaaacaacaacaacagcagcagcaacatcgtTTACATCATTGTTCCAACATGTTACCACGTATAGCATTCTCTAACGATTTCTTTTTCCGTCAG TTGTTCGATTTGGAAAGCTGGACTTATTCCTACTTGTTGGCTGATGTAAATGCCAAGGAAGCCATTATTATTGATCCCGTTTTAGAGCAAGCTAAACGTGATGCCCAATTGATAAAAGATTTgggttttactttaaaatatgccg TTAATACACATATGCATGCTGATCACATTACCGGTAGCGGTTGGTTGAAACAATTGTTACCCGGTTGCCAGTCAGTGATATCTGTTGATAGCGGTGCTAAAGCCGATATACACATACACGAGGGCGATAAAGTGCAATTTGGTCGTCATGCCATAGAGACATTAGCTACACCTGGCCATACAAATGGCTGCTTGAGTTATGTTATACATGAACAAGGCTGTGTTTTCACCGGTGATGCTTTATTAATTAGAGGCTGTGGTCGTACCGATTTCCAAGAGGGTAATCCTcaacatttatatgaaaatatacacAATAAAATCTTTACTTTGCCCGAAAACTTCCGTGTTTATCCCGCTCATGACtacaa agGCCAAATGGAAAGTTCTATTTGGgaagaaaaacaatataatcCTCGCTTGACTAAATCTCTAGAAGAATTTGTGCATATTATGAACAATTTGAATTTGCCTTATCCCAAGAAAATTGATGCCTCTTT